In bacterium (Candidatus Blackallbacteria) CG13_big_fil_rev_8_21_14_2_50_49_14, a genomic segment contains:
- a CDS encoding RNA polymerase sigma factor RpoE (Member of the extracytoplasmic function sigma factors which are active under specific conditions; binds with the catalytic core of RNA polymerase to produce the holoenzyme and directs bacterial core RNA polymerase to specific promoter elements to initiate transcription; this sigma factor is involved in heat shock and oxidative stress response) has translation MIQPDNNKRTDVNNELIQKLNRAQQGDQQAFKEVVKEFMPQLYSMVHAMIPQHEDVNDILQEVFVKVHRALPQLQNKQAFRSWLYRIALNTARNHLRSRFRRELPTEPETFLLETGESGEKLPEQLERAEIRQRILQAIETLSPEHRDVVTLVELEELNCAEAAEVLECPAGTVRSRLHYARKKLKELLQPYFANKGESP, from the coding sequence ATGATACAACCCGATAATAATAAACGGACAGATGTGAACAACGAACTGATCCAAAAACTGAACCGGGCACAACAGGGCGATCAACAGGCCTTCAAAGAGGTGGTGAAGGAGTTTATGCCGCAGCTGTATTCTATGGTGCATGCCATGATTCCTCAGCATGAGGATGTAAACGATATTTTGCAGGAGGTGTTTGTGAAGGTGCATCGCGCTTTGCCTCAATTGCAGAATAAACAGGCCTTTCGCAGTTGGCTTTATAGAATTGCCCTGAATACGGCCCGAAACCATTTGCGTTCCCGTTTTCGGCGCGAACTTCCAACCGAACCTGAAACCTTTTTGCTTGAAACCGGTGAAAGTGGTGAAAAACTGCCAGAACAACTCGAACGGGCAGAGATTCGTCAACGTATTTTGCAGGCCATCGAAACGCTTTCTCCTGAGCACCGGGATGTGGTAACACTGGTGGAACTGGAAGAGCTGAATTGTGCTGAAGCCGCTGAAGTATTGGAGTGCCCAGCCGGAACGGTGCGCTCGCGTTTGCACTATGCCCGGAAAAAATTAAAGGAACTGCTTCAACCCTATTTTGCCAACAAGGGGGAGTCCCCATGA
- a CDS encoding alpha/beta hydrolase, producing the protein MQEYAFTPENIVNWLLAPEIPAQVKIPRIICEGRRLDPRAWLLGELIRLGNLPEQTIFLMRERYQAGAALFEDPPTEINTEDLNCLSPNTSIPLRLYRPNTSQESLPCILYFHGGGMVIGSIETHDGLCRRLCKGTEAAVLSVDYRLAPENPFPAALEDAQSVWHWLQSQATENKLLPHKIAVAGDSAGGNIAASLLQDLLISGQASPCAQVLLYPWIDMGFDWPSMKSMAEAPVLSTQDVHWFQEHYLPAWANPQAPRLSPLQSSGRAQEPPAFVLTCGFDPLRDMGKAYAESRRQENIEVFYHEAQGQIHAFLQSPRVLPEAREVMRMLCQWLKMQFSQD; encoded by the coding sequence ATGCAAGAATACGCCTTCACCCCAGAAAACATCGTCAACTGGCTGCTTGCCCCTGAAATTCCAGCCCAGGTCAAAATTCCACGCATCATCTGTGAAGGTCGTCGTCTCGATCCTCGGGCCTGGCTCTTGGGCGAACTGATCCGATTGGGGAATCTGCCAGAACAAACGATTTTTTTAATGCGCGAACGCTACCAGGCAGGTGCCGCGCTCTTTGAGGATCCGCCCACAGAAATCAACACAGAAGATCTGAATTGCCTCAGCCCCAACACATCAATTCCCTTGCGACTCTATCGACCCAATACAAGCCAAGAAAGCCTGCCCTGTATTCTCTATTTTCACGGGGGCGGCATGGTGATTGGCAGTATTGAAACCCATGATGGCTTGTGCCGACGTCTGTGTAAGGGCACAGAGGCCGCCGTTTTGTCTGTGGATTATCGTCTCGCCCCTGAAAACCCTTTTCCCGCTGCTTTGGAAGATGCTCAATCCGTTTGGCATTGGCTTCAAAGCCAAGCCACAGAGAACAAACTCTTGCCCCACAAAATCGCAGTCGCTGGAGACAGCGCCGGGGGAAATATTGCCGCCTCACTTTTACAGGATTTGCTGATCAGCGGTCAAGCCAGCCCCTGCGCCCAGGTTTTACTCTACCCTTGGATCGATATGGGGTTCGACTGGCCCTCCATGAAAAGCATGGCCGAAGCCCCTGTCTTGAGCACCCAAGACGTGCATTGGTTTCAGGAACACTATCTGCCCGCTTGGGCCAATCCCCAAGCTCCCCGGCTCTCACCGCTTCAGTCTTCTGGCCGCGCACAAGAGCCACCAGCTTTTGTTTTAACCTGCGGCTTTGATCCCCTGCGCGATATGGGCAAAGCCTATGCCGAAAGCCGCAGACAGGAAAATATTGAAGTTTTTTACCATGAAGCCCAAGGACAAATCCACGCTTTTCTTCAGTCTCCCCGCGTTTTGCCGGAAGCACGCGAAGTCATGCGGATGCTGTGTCAATGGTTGAAAATGCAGTTTTCTCAAGATTGA